GCTATGAGATATGGATAGCGGATGAGTTGCTTCATCGTATAGCGCGCATATGCCCCTCCATAGGTAGCTTTCAACGCAGCCATTGCATACCTACTTTTATCACTAGCATCATTCTTGTTACCCAAGAAGATTGGGTACTTTCTAGAGAATTTATCTGGTTGAACAACAGGATAGGTGTCAATATAGAAAGGATCCTTGCGACCAAACTGATAGAATAGTCCCGTATAGTTCAAGCTTACACCACCTGCAAAGTACCCATGTCCATAAAACATCGCACCTAGATTGCGATTTAAGAAAGGCATCGCAGATCTTCCAGATACGGGCTTCCAAGGATACTCATCAACGACCCAAATGTGCCAGCTCCAAAGGAACTTGTCTTTATCTTCTGGACGATGCACGCCTACGACAGCATTACCAACATCATATTTTGATTTAGCCGTCAAGCCAACGAGTAAGTATCTCTCACCATCTACAGTAACGGGCTTAAGTATCTTAATGCCACTCTTGATGTCAGCAGGATTATGCGTACTACTAGATGTGATAGTACTCCAGATTACATTGGCTTCGACTGGCTCTGTAGCTGCGAGTCTAGGTAGTGCAGACTTACCATCAGCGACATAAGCTTTATATTGAGCGTTGGAAATAGATGTCTTACCAGCAGTACTTATGTGATCCTCAACAATCTTCTCAGCCTCTTCTTCCCACTGCGAATACCACTCTGCAGCAGTATTGATACGAGAGAGCGGGATCAAGATAGGGACCTTCTGTGTAGACTTCATAATGTAGCAGTTCGCCTCGGGCTGTATGATACCTGCAGTCAATCGGATTGTAAACTCTCGAGGCTTGAACGACTTGTCAGTAGACGTCGGGCTTATACGTAGCAGGACTGTTGCTGCATAGAGCATATTATCGTCTCCTTGAGGTAAGCCACTCTCTCGATTGATCCAATCGTAAGGTTGGAAATCTATTCTATCTCCAGTTAGGTGTCCTGCAAGAGCCTCATATATTTTGAGGTTCTCTTTCCACTTATGCACGACCAATTCTTTGCTAACGGATTTCGTGCTAGAAGGAGTAATCGTGACCACCTCAAGTTTATAAGGAGCATTTGCCTTGATATAGAACTTACCTGGTTCGTTAATCAGTACATAGCCCGCTTGACGAAGTGTCATATTGTCAGTTAATTGCTTATCCCTATATGGGACAGCATCATACTTAAGGAAAGACACATTGAGGTCTGCGTGAGCCGTAGCGCCCTGCTTATCAACTCTAAAGCGTGAAGCCTCTGTGATACCCATAACTCCATCGGGAGCTGAGTCCTTAGGCATCTCTACTGTAAAGGTTGCCCAGCCCTCTTCTGACTTATCCTCAATTAGAGTCCAATAAAAATGCTCCTCACCAGAGACTAAGTGCTGTCGCTCTAGAGTTGCTCCCTTAGTGTATACCACCTTGACTATTTTCGTCTCACCATTCTTGAGTTCTATGTGTGAGGTCGGCTCGAAGTATGTTTTGTTTGTTTTAGGGTCCTTCAATTGCTCGTAGAGCTTGATGTCGAGTTCGATCTTGTTGCTCTGGGTGATCTGCAGAGGCCACCAAATGCGGCCGGCCTTGACGAAGAGCTGCTGCTGATTTTTATCATTCATCTGCTCTGGACCGGGGATAGAACGATCGGCGCCACTCTTGTTTTCGAGGACGTTGACCGTGCTGGTCATATCTTTGTCGATCTCCTTCTGACTACCCGTAGCGGTGAAGTATGCCCACTTGTCAGTGCCCTCTAGATCTGTGGCAGCCTTAGGCCACTCGTTGCCGTCCTTGTCGACGATCTGGTAGCCCCCTTCCCAGTTGGTGCGGATGGTGTAGCTCTCACTAGTAGCATCCTTGCCAAAGTGGAACTTATCCTTGGAGACGATGAGGTAGTACTGTCCGTCGTACATGATTTCGTCGATCTCACCCTCGTCCCAAACGAGTACGTCCCAATTGATGTTGACCGGCTCAGTGGTAAGCGCCTCCTCGGGCGTGTCTGTACCAGGACCTTTTACATCGGTGATGTTGAAGCGGTAGCGGTAGTTACGCAAGATGTCTAGCTGCTTGGTGATGATGTCGTTAGGAGACTTGGTCTCACGCTTGATAAAGTCGACACGATAGTAGGTCTGCTTGCTGGCACCCTTGTAGAAACCACCGACGACAAGGCAGATGCGCTCGCCCTTGCCCTTGTTCTGACCATTATCGAGATGGTTGCTGATCTCGGGGATGTAGATGTTGCGGACGTAACCCTTTTCATCTTCTACAGTCTGAGCGGTGAACTCAAGAGGCTTAGCATCTTTAGCAGCCTGGACACCCTCGGGTGTATGGGGAAGGGCATTGCGACGCTTACCGTCAAAGTTGAAGGCGGTCGCCTGCGTACCAGCTACGTACATAGAGGTGGCGTAGCGGTAGACACGTACCGACTTGATCTTGAAGGTTTCGCTACCTGCAGCGGTCTGGCTAGAGGGGTCGGCCTCAAAGTTGACGCCCACATCGACACGTGCTAAGGCACGAACGAGGTGGATGACACCTTCGTTGTTTCTGTTCTGACCAGCATTGCCATAAGCGAGCTTGGCACAGCTGTTGAAGCGTGTACCCTTATTGACGGGCTGTGCATCGCTCTCACCCCACATAGGGATGTGGTATTTGTCGCCAGAGGTAGGCCACTTCTCGGTGAAGTTCCTCGTCATCTGAGCATGCTCAAGAATGGTCTTCTTGGCAGTGCCCACGGTGAGAATGGACTCGGGAACGTCGTAATTGGCGATACAGACGATGCGCATGGGCTTGTCAGAAGCCGTGAGCTTGCAGACAACGTGTGTGACACCGTCTTGATCGGGTGTGAAGTTGGTCGTGGTCATCTTAGCCACATAAGCGAAAGTCTCGTCCTCCTCGGCAAGTGTCTGCCCTGAGGCGTCTTGCGTATTGAAGACTAAAACTTTTACTGATTTGACTTGGCTCTCCTGCTCGTCGGAGAGCTGGCGCAGAGAAGTCTCTAGTGCTGGCACTTTGAGAGCGAACTCGATGTCGACCTCATCGCCCTCAGCGACGCAGTCGCTCACGTTGCGGTCGGCGACGCACCCTGCGGTGAGCAGAGCGAGCAGCAAGCCGCTGATGAGATGAATGGTGTATTTAGTCAGACGTGTCATATAGTTATTGTGGTTTTTTCTTGCTTTTGGGGAGATCGGAGCTATCGGAGCTATCAGAGCTATCAGAGCCATCGGACTTCTAATCTCTGGCCTCTAACTTCTAATCTCTAATTTCTCTACTTATATTTGTCAGGCTTGATGTTGATGCTGCCCCATACGAAGGGGTTGATCGTTATATCTAGTGTGCCTGTGAAGGTAATCAGTAAGGGGAGGTTGGCCTCGTGGAGCTTGTCGAAGGTGAGATTGTGGCTCTTGAGGTAGTCGGTGAGCGCTATGCGCTTAATCTCCTTGCCAGACTTGCTGTCGATGAGTCGCAGCACGGGCGCCTGGGCATCGGTGAAGCGGAAGAGGTCGAAGCGTGCGCGATACATGTCGTCACGCTCGGAGTGCCCCAGGGTAGGGACGAAGGTCTTGTGAGCATCGGGCAATGGTATGCCGGCGGGATGCTCGACGAAGGTGTAGTGCGTACCGCCCGATAGGATCTCTATCTGTGGCGCACCCGCACCGGGGTGGAATGTGTCATAACCCTTGACGACGACATCGAGCCCGATATGAGCTGATGAGAAGGGTACGGTGTACTCGCCCTGCGGATCGTTGCACAGGTCTAGCATTGCCTCGGCACGGTATAGTGAGTCGGTGCCTCGGTAGATGCCTTTGTCGTCGGGCTGTGCTGTGATGTCAGCCTTGGCGAGCTGGTCTGTGTTAGCTATCTGTGAGCGGTCTGTGACGTTGCCCCAGACAACTACACGATAGGGTTCGAGTGTCAAGACGGGTAGCTGTATCCCCTCTGCTAAGTCTCGACGTGTGAGTTGCTTGGTATAGCATATCGCTCCAGCCTGATCGTATAGGTAGAGGTAGCCATCCTGGATGTAGTTAGGTAGGACGTTGTCGCTGCCGTCTGCATTGTAGACGAAGCGCAGTCGTGGCTCGGGACACCTGCTCAGATCCTCATAAACGCATGAGGAGAGGAGTGTCATGAGTAGCACTGTGAGGGGTAATAGTAGTACTTTCTTTGCCATTGCTGTGATGGAGCGGATTGGTTATTAGAAGTTAGAGGTTAGAGGTTAGAGGCTAGGGGTCTCTAGTGGGTCTCGTCTCTTGTGAGTCTCTAGTGCTTCTAGTGGGACTAGTGAATCTAGTGTGGTTAGTAGATAGTGGCTAGTAGCTAGTGTGTGGGATAGTCAGTGACTGTGTTGGGGAAAGGTTAGTGTCGCTAGCGTGGCTCCGCCCGCCGTGGAGCGAGAGCCACGCCGCGAAACTATATTGTAGACGTACGTGTCAGTACGTCAGGCGTGATTACTTCTTGTAACCGTTGCCGTCTACGTCAGGCTTGATGTTGACAGCCGTCCAAGTGTAAGGCTTAACCTTGACAACGAGCTGCTTCTTCTGGTTGGGCTCTGGATCTGGAGTGTCAGGGTTGTTAGGATCGGGCGTACCATCATCACCAGTCTTGAAGTCCTTGCTGAGCTCATCAAGGTTCAGCTTGTAGACCATACCAGCCTCGAAGCCACCGTCGAGGTCTTTCGTCTGCTCCTTCATAAAGCGAACGATTGTGACGTAGCGCTGAGTCATGTCCTTGAGCTCAGGCTTAGCGTCTAGAGCAGCTTGGGTATACTTAATATTGAGCTTGAGGATAACGTGATCAAAGAATTCGCCCTCAGCCTTCTCAGCAGCCTTCTTGGGGAAGAGCTGGTAGCCAGCGACCTTGTCACCAGCTACGAAGTCGTTTAGCTCAGCATTCTTGATCTCATCGTTCATTGCATCCTGGAGAGCAGGGTCAGCTGCAAAGCCGTCCTTACCATTGGTTACGCACATATGGCGAGTACCAGCGATGGTAGAGAGGTAGTTGTTGACATAGACATGCTCTACTGTGATAGACTCGAAAGCATTTTTGCCTTCATTGTTATCCTTAGGAGTGATCTTACCGAAGACCTCTAGACGAGCAACAGCAGGCTTAGGCTCGAGGGTAACTGTGTAGACAGTCTTGTCGCCAACAGTTGATACCTCTACTTGTGTAGCCTCAGCTGCTAGAGGAATAACCTTGCTATAGTCAGACTCTTGAATGCCCTCAGTCTTGATAATCTTGCCCTGAAGCGTCGTGATGTCTGTGGTAGCCTCGATCTTACCATTAGCAGTAAGAGCAACCGTGTTGACTACATGGGTCACATCCTGCTTGTAGCCTTCGTCGGTCTTTGCCTGGGCAAGCTTAGTAGCATCTAGCGTGATTTCCTCACCATTGTCTAGTGTTAGGACGACGTCTGTCATGCACTCAGTCTTATCACCAGTAGCGATAGAACCTTCGAGAGTGCGTAGCTGAGAGTCGTTGATGCGGATACGGAGGATTGCATCCTCATTCTTTGGCTCGTCCTTCTTGTTGCAGGAGAACAGAGCTAGTGCCATCATGGCGATGGCGGCCATCTTCATGTACTTCATAAAGTTTGTTTGTTGATTAAAAGTGAATATACTATTTGGTTATTGTCTGGTTTGGAGAGAGTAACGATTTGTGGGGATGTATGGGATCTGAATCTGTAGGGGCGGACCTATGTGTCCGCCCGCTCTCGTCAGAGCGTTGTATATCATACGGGCGGACACGTAGGTCCGCCCCTACATTTCGTTCTTCGTTTGGGTCTTTGTGTTTAGTCTAGCTCGGTGTCTATGTTGATATGTGTCCAGCCGGAGACATCGACAAGTACCGCTGCGGTGGTTTCCTCGGGCAGCTCGTCGGTACGCTCACGGCGTGGGGTGATTTCAGTGATATCGTCCGTTTTCTCAATGCCCGGGTTGGTATTCATCGAGAAAAGCGGAGAGAGGTAGTTAAGGTTGATGCGGTATATCTTGCCGGGGTCAAAGGAGACGAGCGACTTCTCGTTAGCTCCCTCGCCTACGAGGAACTTACGTATGGTGATGAAGCGTCTGAGCTTCTGCACGGGCTTTGTCTCTACACGAGAGCAAGCATAGACGTAGTCGCTTTTGTCCTTATTATATACAAATGCGTCGAAGTAACCGACACGGGTGTGTAGTGTGTACTCGACCTCTACGATGATGTGGTCTAGAGCCTCGGGATCAGTGTCCTCGCCGGGGTAGATCTGATAAGCGTCTACCTTGCCGGTGGTCATCGTCTTAGCGTAATCGTTGGTTTCATTTAGCGCACCAAAGAGGGTGTGCATCTCTGTGCGATGCCCTGTCCAGACTTTGCCTGTTGTATCGTACTTGTCAGAGGCAAGGAAGTTGCGGCTGGCAGCTCCGACTGTCTCCTTATAATTATTAAGGTATATGCCTCGTATGGTGAAGTCCTCGATATAACGTATCGGGAGTTCGCAAGGGCTGGCTACGTAAGAGTAATTGGTAGCACCCTTAGCGTAAGGAATCATCTTATTATTGACAATCCAGTCAGCGATTGTTTTTTGCGACTCTGTAGGTATGGTTATATCGCCCGAGACCTCTAGTCGTGCCACGTTGGGCTTAGGCTCAAGATCTACAGTGAGCTTGTTGGGATCTGATGGGAGGGGCTTTACTGGAGCCTTGGAAGCTACGTAGGGTACGCTACGCAGGAATGAGTTGGTTGCATCGTCAGCCCCACCTAGGGTCTGCAAGTCATATATAGATAATGCATTGAGGTTGTCGGGCTTCAAGACACCGCTACGTCCGGCAACGGCAGAGACTTGGGCAACGGACTGGCGCACCTTCATCTTGTAGCCATCGCCCATAGCCTCAGCTATATCCGCATCGCTCTTAAGCTCGACACGATAAGGCTCGGTGGGGTTGTCCTGAGCATCGTAGAAGAAGAGGGTGATAGACTTGTAAGTGCCTACAGTGTAGGAGTCGTTTGCTGCGCCCTGCTCTATAGTGCGGAAAGGGTGTGTAGGTGAGAGTTTGATGAGGAGTGTCAGCTCCTCATCACTCCCCTGAGGGGAGCGATGAGGAGTGTCAGCTCCTCATCACTCCCCTGAGGGGAGCGGTTACAGCTAGTGATTGCTACGATGGTTAGTAGCATGCTAGCGAGTAAGACTATGTTATGAATGCGTGATCGCATAGTTTTATATGGGTCTTATGTATACGTTCAAGGGCAAAGGTACAACACTTTTTTGAAATAGGACTTTACAAAATCAGTATTTCGCTTTACATATTCGGTATTTCTGAAATTGGCTCTTAGCTTTTGGCCGTTAGCTGTTGGCTCTTGGCTGGTGTTACTGCACCCTGTAGGGACGCTCGGGAATGTCGAGTCAGAGGGACGGACGTTGTGTGAAAGGTTACAGCATCGTAGTATTAACGGGGACGGACGCCCTCCGGCTAGATACTCTCGAGCGTCCCTACAGGATTCAGTCACGGCCAGTGTCGAGTCGGAGGGCGTCCCTCGCCCACGTCGTCCTGTAGGGACGCACGATCTGTGCGTCCGTCCCCGTCAAAGCGAAACATCGTCAAGATCGTTCGACAACGGACGCACAGATCGTGCGTCCCTACAGGATTCAGTCACGGCTAGTATCAAATCGGAGGGACGGACGTTGTGTGAAAGGTTACAGCATCGTAGTATTAACGGGGACGGACGCCCTCCGGCTAGACACTCTCGTGCGTCTCTACACAGGATTCAGTCACGGCTAGTATCAAATCGGAGGGACGGACGTTGTGTGAAAGGTTACAGCATCGTGATTTAACGACAACGGACGCACAGATCGTGCGTCCCTACAGAATTCAGTCACGGCTAGTATCGAGTCATAGTGCGTCCCTCGCCCTCCATCCCCACGTCGTCCTGTTTTCGTCCTCATCATCCCCACCTCGTCCTGTAGGGCGCAGTAACACTAGCCCAGAGCTAACAGCCAAAAGCTAACAGCAAAAAAAGAGTCCCCAGACAGGTATCGTACCTATCTGAGGACTCTGCAATGGGAAAGGCGGTTACCTACTCTCCCGATTTTACTCAGTACCATCGGCGCTATTGGGCTTAACTACTCTGTTCGGAATGGGAAGAGGTGGATCCCCAACGCTATAACCACCTTAATGGGGCGACATACGTAGACTTATATAGTTACTCTAGATAGCGATTGAGTCAACATAGCTGCAAACTCACGAATACGCTGCTTCGTTTTTAGGCATACACTCTAAGTAAGTCGTATAACTCAACTCTCTTAGCGAATCGTTCGGGTAATTAGTACTACTCGGCTTTGACATTACTGTCTTTACACCTGTAGCCTATCAAGGTCATCGTCTTTGACCACCCTCAATGAGATCTTATCTTAGGGTCGGCTTCGTGCTTAGATGCTTTCAGCACTTATCCTAGCCCGACTTAGCTACTCGGCATTACACCTGGCGGCATAACCGATAGACCAGCGGTCGGTCCAACACGGTCCTCTCGTACTAGTGTCAGAGCCCTGCAAATCTCTACGCCCACAACAGATAGAGACCGAACTGTCTCACGACGTTCTGAACCCAGCTCGCGTGCCACTTTAATGGGCGAACAGCCCAACCCTTGGAACCTTCTCCAGCCCCAGGATGTGACGAGCCGACATCGAGGTGCCAAACCGCTCCGTCGATATGAGCTCTTGGGAGCGATCAGCCTGTTATCCCCGGAGTACCTTTTATCCTTTGAGCGATGGCCCTTCCATACGGAACCACCGGATCACTATGCTCTAGTTTCCTACCTGTGCGACTTGTTTGTCTCCCAGTCAAGCACCCTTGTGCCATTACACTCTACGACCGGTTACCAATCGGCCTGAGGGTACCTTTAGAAGCCTCCGTTACGCTTTTGGAGGCGACCACCCCAGTCAAACTACCCACCATACAGTGTCCTTGCCAATAAGCAAGTTAGTACCCAAACATCAAAAGGGCCGTATTTCAACAGCGACTCCTGAAGCAC
The sequence above is a segment of the Porphyromonas vaginalis genome. Coding sequences within it:
- a CDS encoding FimB/Mfa2 family fimbrial subunit; its protein translation is MAKKVLLLPLTVLLMTLLSSCVYEDLSRCPEPRLRFVYNADGSDNVLPNYIQDGYLYLYDQAGAICYTKQLTRRDLAEGIQLPVLTLEPYRVVVWGNVTDRSQIANTDQLAKADITAQPDDKGIYRGTDSLYRAEAMLDLCNDPQGEYTVPFSSAHIGLDVVVKGYDTFHPGAGAPQIEILSGGTHYTFVEHPAGIPLPDAHKTFVPTLGHSERDDMYRARFDLFRFTDAQAPVLRLIDSKSGKEIKRIALTDYLKSHNLTFDKLHEANLPLLITFTGTLDITINPFVWGSINIKPDKYK